In Dama dama isolate Ldn47 chromosome 9, ASM3311817v1, whole genome shotgun sequence, the following proteins share a genomic window:
- the WNT8A gene encoding protein Wnt-8a, with protein MGDLLMLRVAVGICYVTFSASAWSVNNFLITGPKAYLTYTTSVALGAQSGIEECKFQFAWERWNCPENALQLSTHNRLRSATRETSFIHAISSAGVMYTITKNCSMGDFENCGCDESKNGKTGGHGWIWGGCSDNVEFGERISKLFVDSLEKGKDARALMNLHNNRAGRLAVRATMKRTCKCHGISGSCSIQTCWLQLANFRELGNYLKAKYERALKIEMDKRQLRAGNSAEGHWVPTEAFLPSAEAELIFLEESPDYCTRNSSLGIYGTEGRECLQNSCNTSRWEQCSCGRLCTECGLQVEERRTEAISSCNCKFQWCCMVKCDQCRHVVSKYYCTRSPGSAWSRGKGSA; from the exons ATGGGGGATCTACTTATGCTCAGAGTGGCTGTGGGCATATGCTATGTAACCTTCAGTGCCTCTGCTTG GTCAGTGAACAATTTCCTGATAACAGGGCCCAAG GCCTATCTGACCTATACCACCAGTGTGGCCCTGGGCGCCCAGAGTGGCATCGAGGAGTGCAAATTCCAATTTGCTTGGGAACGCTGGAACTGCCCTGAAAATGCTCTCCAGCTCTCCACTCACAACAGGCTAAGAAGTG CTACCAGGGAGACTTCTTTCATTCACGCTATCAGCTCTGCTGGAGTCATGTACACCATCACCAAGAACTGTAGCATGGGTGACTTTGAAAACTGTGGCTGTGATGAGTCAAAAAACGGTAAAACAG GAGGCCATGGCTGGATCTGGGGAGGTTGTAGTGACAATGTTGAATTTGGGGAAAGAATCTCCAAACTCTTTGTGGAcagcctggagaaggggaaggatgcCAGAGCCCTGATGAATCTTCATAACAACAGGGCAGGCAGGCTG gCAGTGAGAGCCACCATGAAGAGAACTTGCAAATGTCACGGCATCTCGGGCAGCTGTAGCATCCAGACATGCTGGCTACAGCTAGCTAACTTCAGGGAGTTGGGCAACTACCTAAAGGCCAAGTACGAACGGGCACTGAAAATTGAGATGGATAAACGGCAGCTAAGGGCTGGGAACAGTGCTGAGGGCCACTGGGTACCCACCGAGGCCTTCCTTCCTAGTGCAGAAGCTGAGCTGATCTTTTTAGAGGAATCGCCTGATTACTGTACCCGCAATTCCAGCTTGGGCATCTATGGCACAGAAGGTCGGGAGTGTCTGCAGAACAGCTGCAACACATCCAGATGGGAGCAATGCAGCTGTGGGCGCTTGTGCACAGAATGCGGCCTGCAGGTGGAAGAGAGAAGAACTGAGGCTATCAGCAGCTGTAACTGCAAATTCCAGTGGTGCTGCATGGTCAAGTGTGACCAGTGTAGGCATGTAGTGAGCAAATACTACTGCACGCGATCCCCAGGCAGTGCTTGGTCCCGGGGCAAGGGCAGTGCCTGA